Proteins encoded within one genomic window of uncultured Draconibacterium sp.:
- the ppk2 gene encoding polyphosphate kinase 2: MENKDEKYTKKGKLSKKFYEKELNRLQIELVRLQEWIKFKGLKVVVIFEGRDAAGKGGTIKRIIQTLNPRICRVVALGTPTEREKTQWYFQRYAPHLPAAGEMVLFDRSWYNRAGVEKVMGFCTNEEYWEFLRACPNFERMLIRSGIILIKYWFSVSQDEQEKRFRARLNEPTKRWKLSPMDIKSMEKFEEYSKAKDEMFAYTDTKISPWLMVDADDKKRARLNCIHHLLSSIAYKELEQPEIVLPERQERKGYIRPPLDEMTYVPEVY, from the coding sequence ATGGAAAATAAAGACGAAAAATACACCAAAAAGGGAAAGCTTTCGAAAAAATTCTACGAAAAGGAACTCAACAGATTGCAGATTGAATTGGTGCGCCTGCAGGAGTGGATAAAGTTTAAGGGACTTAAAGTTGTAGTGATTTTTGAAGGGCGTGACGCAGCCGGAAAAGGAGGCACAATTAAACGCATCATTCAAACGTTGAATCCACGGATTTGCCGGGTTGTTGCGCTGGGTACTCCAACCGAACGCGAAAAAACTCAATGGTATTTTCAGCGCTATGCACCACATCTTCCCGCAGCCGGCGAAATGGTTTTGTTCGACCGCAGTTGGTACAACCGGGCCGGTGTGGAAAAAGTAATGGGCTTTTGTACCAACGAAGAATACTGGGAGTTTCTTCGCGCGTGTCCAAATTTCGAACGTATGTTGATCCGCTCGGGAATCATTCTGATTAAATACTGGTTTTCCGTAAGTCAGGATGAGCAGGAAAAACGTTTCAGAGCGCGATTAAACGAACCAACAAAACGCTGGAAACTGAGCCCGATGGATATTAAATCGATGGAGAAATTTGAAGAATATTCAAAAGCCAAAGATGAAATGTTTGCCTACACCGACACCAAAATAAGTCCGTGGTTAATGGTTGATGCCGACGATAAAAAACGCGCCCGGCTGAATTGTATTCATCATTTATTATCATCAATCGCTTACAAAGAACTGGAACAACCGGAAATTGTGCTTCCTGAACGGCAGGAAAGAAAAGGTTATATCCGCCCACCACTTGATGAAATGACTTATGTGCCGGAAGTTTATTAA
- a CDS encoding IS4 family transposase, which produces MIVKEFKGFFSGFLPDVRIEKRAEKIMGDMLNFGKAVVNKFSRTNTEKIGAYRMFGNNSFSHIELTESVISSCKAKQGGAHLLCIQDTTEFNFTNHLQRIGKKDKDIGPVTKNDNAGFFCHPMLVVNEGDKMPIGLSSIELWNRNWDKQDKFERSYWKQDIAEKESYRWVESARKTQSVLDKAPLLTIIGDRESDIFSEFALVSDERTHLLVRSRIDRKLAEGDGKLYKKLSGQEQKAVYGLEIKGNKKRKARTAKMALKYVKVKIKRPERLRDKNLPEYVELWAIEAREQPGTIPGGEPPIVWRLLTTHPITGASQAMKCLEWYGNRWFIEELFRIMKSKGFELEASQLETGAALKKQVVMALQVALTIMVLKLSLNNKEAIKAELVFSQQQIKFIGLLLKNEIEGKTKKQQNPYPCQSLAWCAWAIARLSGWSGYKSHGPPGYISVKNGLDVFYNKYEGYLVAMKFLKDVYKG; this is translated from the coding sequence GTGATAGTCAAGGAGTTTAAGGGTTTTTTTAGCGGTTTTTTACCTGATGTCCGAATAGAAAAACGTGCAGAAAAAATTATGGGAGATATGCTTAACTTCGGCAAAGCAGTAGTAAACAAATTTAGTAGAACAAATACAGAAAAAATTGGGGCATATCGTATGTTTGGGAATAATAGTTTCAGCCATATCGAACTAACGGAAAGTGTAATTTCCAGTTGCAAGGCCAAGCAAGGCGGTGCACACCTTCTTTGCATACAGGACACAACAGAGTTTAATTTTACCAACCATCTGCAACGGATTGGGAAAAAAGACAAAGATATCGGCCCGGTAACAAAGAACGACAACGCGGGCTTCTTTTGCCATCCCATGTTGGTGGTAAACGAAGGAGACAAAATGCCTATTGGCCTGTCAAGCATAGAATTGTGGAACCGTAACTGGGACAAACAGGATAAATTTGAGCGAAGTTACTGGAAACAGGATATCGCAGAAAAGGAATCGTACCGTTGGGTTGAAAGTGCCCGAAAAACACAATCTGTTTTAGACAAAGCACCACTGTTGACCATCATTGGGGACAGGGAATCCGATATTTTTAGCGAGTTTGCCCTTGTGTCGGATGAACGAACCCATTTACTGGTGCGTTCAAGAATAGACAGGAAATTGGCAGAAGGGGACGGGAAACTTTATAAAAAGCTATCAGGGCAAGAACAAAAAGCTGTTTATGGTTTAGAGATAAAAGGGAATAAAAAGCGAAAAGCCCGTACAGCAAAGATGGCATTAAAATATGTAAAGGTTAAAATAAAAAGGCCTGAAAGGTTACGCGACAAGAACCTTCCTGAATATGTTGAATTATGGGCTATTGAAGCCCGGGAACAACCGGGAACAATTCCCGGGGGAGAACCCCCGATAGTTTGGAGGTTATTGACTACACACCCAATAACCGGGGCAAGCCAGGCAATGAAATGCCTTGAATGGTACGGCAACAGGTGGTTTATTGAAGAACTTTTCAGGATAATGAAAAGCAAGGGCTTTGAACTTGAAGCCTCGCAACTTGAAACTGGTGCAGCATTGAAAAAACAGGTTGTCATGGCACTCCAGGTGGCATTAACGATAATGGTACTTAAGTTATCGCTCAACAATAAAGAAGCAATAAAAGCTGAACTGGTCTTTAGCCAACAACAAATAAAGTTTATAGGGTTATTATTAAAAAATGAGATAGAAGGGAAAACGAAGAAACAACAAAACCCATATCCCTGCCAAAGCTTGGCATGGTGTGCCTGGGCAATAGCACGGCTTAGTGGCTGGAGCGGTTATAAATCCCATGGCCCACCAGGGTACATATCGGTTAAGAACGGACTTGATGTCTTTTACAACAAATATGAAGGCTACCTTGTAGCAATGAAGTTCTTAAAAGATGTGTATAAAGGGTAG
- a CDS encoding DUF1338 domain-containing protein, with translation MKVTAREITKALLTQLWVMYLDRVSYAREYQRLIIDKGGSVVNDHIAFRTFNTHTGEQPEGIRAIKHIISCLEYVPVEKYNFKKKKLKAVHFEHPDPMFPKLFVSQLEVEELPGWAQQIIKNTVKDTPYLLSDESIGLLATLKEKGELPRVAGEMLVKDLAQYFRRPWSVPHRDDVLKVNDVSQYAAWVLLHGNAVNHFTAFVNYQNVSEWPDLEATCKGMADAGIPMKEALEGEKGSKLQQSATLAVKEDVEVKGDDGIEKMSWTYAYYELAQRGLVIENGEEKLFSGFLGEQARHLFDMTRTRDN, from the coding sequence ATGAAAGTTACAGCAAGAGAAATTACCAAAGCATTACTCACGCAGCTGTGGGTTATGTATCTCGATCGTGTTTCGTATGCTCGGGAATATCAGCGGTTGATTATTGATAAAGGAGGTAGCGTTGTAAACGATCATATCGCCTTTCGAACATTTAACACACACACCGGAGAGCAGCCTGAGGGGATAAGAGCAATAAAACATATCATTTCTTGTCTGGAGTATGTTCCGGTTGAGAAATATAATTTCAAAAAGAAAAAACTGAAAGCCGTTCATTTTGAGCATCCCGATCCCATGTTTCCTAAATTATTTGTGAGCCAGTTAGAGGTGGAAGAACTACCTGGATGGGCACAGCAAATAATAAAAAATACAGTAAAAGATACGCCTTATTTATTATCGGATGAGAGTATCGGGTTGTTGGCGACTTTAAAAGAAAAAGGCGAATTGCCAAGGGTGGCAGGCGAAATGCTGGTAAAAGACTTAGCTCAATATTTTAGAAGGCCATGGAGCGTTCCGCATAGAGACGATGTTTTGAAAGTTAACGATGTATCGCAATATGCAGCCTGGGTGCTGCTGCATGGTAACGCAGTAAATCATTTTACGGCTTTTGTAAATTATCAGAACGTAAGTGAGTGGCCCGATCTGGAAGCTACCTGTAAAGGAATGGCAGATGCTGGAATACCAATGAAAGAGGCACTTGAAGGAGAAAAGGGAAGTAAATTGCAGCAATCGGCAACGTTGGCTGTAAAAGAAGATGTAGAGGTTAAGGGCGATGATGGAATAGAAAAAATGTCCTGGACCTATGCCTACTATGAATTAGCACAAAGAGGTTTAGTGATTGAAAATGGGGAGGAGAAATTATTCTCAGGATTCCTTGGAGAGCAGGCGAGGCATCTGTTCGACATGACCAGAACAAGGGATAACTAG
- a CDS encoding PfkB family carbohydrate kinase gives MAKKIVAFGEVVWDILPNGKVLGGTPSNFVFRCNSLGEKGYLLSRVGDDELGTEAIETLIKLGISDKNVQLDPVFKTGTVEVSFNENDEAVYKVAHDVAFDHIEFSAEALKLVRKADCLVFGLLPQRFGISKNTLRELIKESPDSLHFFDLKLFEHFFSVKVVKRLLNAANVVRIKEKEIEFLAEKLEIEYTKVEDFAQTLSKEFKLDIVIITRGSVGVLALHATDGLFFEPGYNLKAIDNVGSGMAFAAGFLHYYLNGKPVDEALKFGNAVGALNTTKMGATSSFTKDDVLEFMKKTRQHKSVL, from the coding sequence ATGGCTAAAAAAATAGTTGCATTTGGCGAGGTTGTTTGGGACATTTTACCTAATGGTAAAGTGTTGGGAGGAACACCTTCTAATTTCGTTTTCCGGTGTAACTCACTGGGCGAAAAAGGCTATTTACTTTCGCGCGTTGGCGACGATGAATTGGGAACTGAAGCCATTGAAACGCTTATAAAACTTGGTATTTCTGATAAAAACGTTCAGCTCGACCCCGTGTTTAAAACCGGAACAGTTGAGGTTAGTTTTAACGAAAATGACGAGGCGGTTTATAAAGTAGCTCATGATGTTGCTTTTGATCATATCGAGTTTTCAGCCGAAGCATTAAAATTGGTTCGAAAAGCCGATTGTTTGGTGTTTGGATTGTTGCCACAACGTTTTGGGATCTCTAAAAACACATTGCGGGAGCTGATTAAAGAATCGCCCGATTCACTTCATTTTTTCGATCTAAAATTATTCGAACACTTTTTCAGCGTAAAAGTGGTAAAACGTTTATTGAACGCCGCCAATGTTGTACGCATTAAAGAGAAAGAAATCGAATTTCTGGCCGAAAAACTGGAGATCGAATACACCAAAGTTGAAGATTTCGCACAAACCTTATCAAAAGAATTCAAACTCGATATTGTAATTATCACACGTGGAAGCGTTGGAGTTTTAGCACTTCATGCCACCGACGGTTTATTTTTTGAGCCGGGTTATAATTTGAAGGCCATTGACAATGTTGGATCGGGAATGGCATTTGCCGCCGGATTTTTACATTATTACCTGAATGGAAAACCGGTTGACGAAGCCCTAAAATTCGGGAATGCAGTTGGGGCATTAAACACAACAAAAATGGGCGCAACCAGTTCTTTTACTAAAGACGACGTGCTCGAATTCATGAAAAAAACGAGACAACACAAGTCTGTGCTATAG
- a CDS encoding ACP phosphodiesterase, whose amino-acid sequence MNYLAHLHLSGESEKMLVGNFIGDYIKGNKYLQYEEEVAKGILLHRQIDSFTDAHPIQREARLMFRPEFGLYSGIVVDFVYDHFLAKNWNQYSPLRLPVFAKRVHAILLSHFSTLPLRVQGFLPFLIQHKRLVSYASVDGIIQSLKIMGKHSSLPSKSEEVERILLENYTELEINFAAFFTELVDFVSKQHGIQIKKPDLTTGL is encoded by the coding sequence ATGAACTATTTAGCACATCTCCATCTTTCGGGCGAATCGGAAAAAATGCTGGTTGGCAATTTTATCGGCGATTATATAAAAGGCAATAAATACCTGCAGTATGAGGAAGAAGTTGCCAAAGGCATTTTGCTTCATCGACAAATTGATTCGTTTACCGATGCGCATCCGATACAACGGGAAGCCCGGTTGATGTTCCGCCCCGAATTTGGATTGTACTCGGGAATTGTGGTTGATTTTGTTTACGATCATTTTCTGGCGAAAAACTGGAATCAGTATTCTCCCCTTCGTTTGCCGGTTTTTGCCAAACGGGTTCATGCCATTTTACTTAGCCACTTTAGTACGTTGCCCTTAAGAGTTCAGGGATTTTTGCCATTTCTTATTCAACACAAACGTTTAGTTTCGTATGCTTCGGTTGATGGGATTATACAGTCGTTAAAAATTATGGGGAAACATTCCAGCCTGCCCTCGAAATCGGAGGAAGTTGAAAGGATTCTATTGGAAAACTACACGGAATTGGAGATAAATTTTGCGGCCTTTTTCACCGAGCTTGTCGACTTTGTTTCTAAGCAGCATGGTATTCAAATAAAAAAGCCCGATCTGACGACCGGGCTCTGA
- a CDS encoding lysine 2,3-aminomutase, giving the protein MNYKPYSLHNFRQIPQMEFLSEEQKLEIEVVGTVLPFKTDNYVVDELIDWNNFERDPFFILNFPQREMLDKASFNKMASLITSNAPRKSIQEEVNKIRLKLNPNPAGQESNVPVFNGKKLSGIQHKYRETMLFFPTQGQTCHAYCTFCFRWPQFALNDFKFAMKEADTLVEYLKANPYVSDVLFTGGDPAVMKTKFFETYFNALLDADIPNLRNIRIGTKSLAYWPYRYTTDEDADDLLRLFEKVKKRGINVALMAHFNHPGELKTEAVQKAVKRLIGAGVQIRSQSPLLHHINDHSDIWAENWREQVKLGIIPYYMFIARDTGAQDYFAVTLDRAWKIFGNAYKQVSGVCRTVKGPSMSCNPGKVQIVGVSEVAGEKVFVLNFLQGRDPNWVGRPFFAKYDPDAIWLDDLKPAFGESNFFYEQAFLELLA; this is encoded by the coding sequence ATGAATTATAAACCTTATTCTCTTCATAACTTTAGGCAAATTCCGCAGATGGAGTTTCTTTCGGAAGAACAGAAACTGGAAATTGAGGTTGTTGGAACGGTTTTGCCATTTAAAACTGATAATTATGTAGTTGATGAGTTGATCGACTGGAATAATTTTGAACGCGATCCGTTTTTTATTCTAAATTTTCCGCAACGAGAAATGCTTGACAAAGCCAGTTTTAATAAAATGGCTTCGTTAATTACAAGTAATGCACCACGAAAATCCATTCAGGAAGAAGTTAATAAAATCAGGTTAAAGCTTAATCCAAACCCTGCCGGACAGGAGAGTAATGTGCCGGTTTTTAACGGAAAAAAACTTAGCGGCATTCAACATAAATACCGCGAAACCATGTTGTTTTTTCCTACCCAGGGACAAACCTGCCACGCTTATTGTACCTTTTGTTTTCGTTGGCCGCAGTTTGCGCTAAACGACTTTAAGTTTGCCATGAAAGAGGCAGACACTTTGGTCGAATACCTGAAAGCCAATCCGTATGTTAGCGATGTTTTGTTTACCGGGGGCGATCCGGCAGTGATGAAAACCAAATTTTTCGAGACGTATTTTAATGCGTTGCTCGACGCTGATATTCCAAACCTGCGAAATATCCGTATCGGAACAAAATCGCTGGCTTACTGGCCTTATCGTTATACCACTGATGAGGATGCTGATGATTTATTGCGTTTGTTCGAGAAAGTTAAAAAGCGTGGAATAAACGTGGCACTGATGGCGCACTTCAATCATCCGGGAGAATTAAAAACCGAGGCTGTTCAGAAGGCCGTAAAACGACTGATTGGCGCCGGAGTACAGATTCGTTCGCAATCGCCGTTACTGCATCATATAAACGACCATAGCGACATTTGGGCCGAAAACTGGAGAGAACAGGTGAAACTGGGCATTATTCCATATTACATGTTTATTGCCCGCGACACCGGAGCACAGGATTATTTCGCAGTAACGCTCGACCGCGCCTGGAAGATTTTCGGAAATGCCTACAAACAGGTGAGTGGCGTTTGCCGCACGGTTAAAGGGCCAAGTATGTCGTGTAATCCGGGCAAAGTACAAATTGTTGGCGTTAGCGAAGTTGCCGGAGAAAAAGTATTTGTTTTGAACTTTTTACAGGGCCGTGATCCGAATTGGGTAGGTCGCCCGTTTTTTGCAAAATACGATCCGGATGCGATTTGGCTGGATGATTTAAAACCTGCTTTTGGCGAATCGAACTTCTTTTACGAACAAGCATTTCTTGAATTACTTGCATAA
- the rodA gene encoding rod shape-determining protein RodA — protein sequence MPRRNNILANIDWLTVALYILMLFLGWFNIYAALYSDEHQSIFDITQQYGKQLMWIGAASVLALVIMLLEVNFYIFFSYIIYGVLVLLLLLVPFIGKEIHGARSWFQLGPITFQPSEFAKFATALALARYMSTHGFKLQTTKSLLTIAAIIFAPVVLILMQNDTGSALVYFSFVLVLYREGLSGVVLFFGTLVAILFVLALVLTNITLALIMVGVALLMFLIFNPKLKQFVNVVIIYALSIGFFILLNYVINTSYELAQFILAGAVVGSLIVLYQSVRNKFSNYTKVAIIFIGSILFTISVDYGFENFLEPHHQVRINELLGIESNPQGAGYHVNQSKIAIGSGGMWGKGYLEGTQTKFDFVPEQSTDFIFCTVGEEWGFAGTLTIILLFLFFFMRLIWLAERQRSTFSRIYGYSVAVILFFHFMVNIGMTIGMMPVIGIPLPFFSYGGSSLWSFTILLFIFIRLDASRLEKLSD from the coding sequence ATGCCAAGAAGAAATAACATATTAGCAAATATTGACTGGTTAACCGTTGCCCTGTATATTTTAATGCTGTTTTTGGGCTGGTTTAATATTTACGCAGCTTTGTACAGCGACGAGCATCAGAGTATTTTCGATATCACTCAACAATATGGAAAACAGCTGATGTGGATCGGAGCCGCATCGGTCTTGGCACTTGTAATCATGTTGTTAGAAGTGAATTTTTATATTTTTTTCTCCTATATCATCTATGGCGTATTAGTCTTGTTACTTCTGCTGGTACCGTTTATCGGGAAGGAGATTCATGGCGCCCGATCCTGGTTTCAACTGGGACCAATAACTTTTCAACCGTCGGAATTTGCCAAGTTTGCTACAGCACTGGCACTTGCACGTTACATGAGTACGCATGGTTTTAAACTACAAACGACAAAATCATTATTGACCATTGCGGCAATAATATTTGCACCGGTGGTTTTAATTTTGATGCAAAACGATACCGGTTCTGCATTGGTTTACTTCTCGTTTGTTCTGGTGCTGTATCGTGAAGGATTATCGGGTGTGGTACTTTTCTTTGGAACCTTGGTGGCAATTCTCTTTGTTTTAGCGTTGGTTTTAACCAACATCACTTTGGCTTTAATAATGGTTGGAGTGGCTTTATTAATGTTTCTGATCTTTAATCCAAAGCTCAAACAGTTTGTAAATGTTGTCATTATTTATGCCTTGTCCATTGGCTTTTTTATTCTTTTAAACTATGTGATCAACACCTCATACGAACTGGCACAATTTATATTGGCCGGAGCAGTAGTAGGCTCATTAATTGTGTTGTACCAAAGTGTTCGGAATAAATTCTCGAATTATACAAAAGTTGCGATTATATTCATTGGTTCTATTCTGTTCACCATTTCGGTTGATTATGGTTTCGAGAACTTTTTGGAACCACACCATCAGGTTCGGATAAACGAACTGCTTGGTATCGAGTCGAATCCGCAAGGTGCGGGCTACCACGTAAATCAAAGTAAAATTGCCATTGGTTCAGGAGGAATGTGGGGAAAAGGCTACCTGGAAGGCACACAAACCAAGTTCGATTTTGTACCAGAACAAAGTACTGATTTTATATTCTGCACTGTTGGCGAAGAGTGGGGATTTGCAGGAACACTGACCATTATTTTGCTTTTTTTGTTCTTCTTTATGCGCCTTATCTGGCTTGCAGAGCGGCAACGATCAACATTCTCGCGGATTTACGGTTATTCGGTGGCAGTTATCCTCTTTTTCCACTTTATGGTAAACATTGGAATGACCATTGGAATGATGCCGGTTATTGGTATACCACTTCCGTTCTTTAGTTATGGCGGATCCTCGTTGTGGTCGTTTACAATCTTGTTGTTTATATTCATTCGGCTGGATGCCAGTCGTTTAGAGAAGCTTTCCGACTAG